The Geminocystis sp. NIES-3708 genomic sequence GGAATGAGCAATTAAGAAAATTCTCTTCCTCTCCTCTTTTCTTATTCTCCTCAAACCTAGGTTCGATATAAAATATAGATGATGACTAACTTGGAAAATAGTTAGATCGAGCTTTTTATGAATGAGTAAAATTCTCTCAAAAAAGTACAAATATTGAGAATTTTTCTGTCTGTTCTATGTTTATGATTTTTCTTCTATTGAACGGAATTTTCTTAAGGATGAATTGAACCGTCGGGCATTGTTGTTCCCTTAAGATTAACTCCATTTAAGGCACTATTGCGTAAATTTGCACCTTTTAAGTCTGCTGATAATAAAAAAGCGTCAATCATACTCGCACGATGTAAACAGGCTTCCACTAAATTAGTTTTTTCCAATAAAGCGTAATTGAAAATACAGTTTTTTAAATTAGTATCTTTTAAATTCGCTTCTCGAAGATTTGCACCCCAAAAAATAATCCTATTTTTACTAGATAATTTGATATTTAATTCTGATAGTTTTACTTGATTAACATTGGTATTGCGTAAAACTGCTCCTGTAAAATTTGCTCCTCGAAGGTTGGCTTTTTCCAAATTCGCTCCTTGTAAAATAGTTTCACTTAAATCGGCATTACGAAGTTGAGTGTTTGATAAATTTGCACGATTCAAATTAGCTTCTGTTAAGTCACAACCTTCCATATTTGCCTCTGATAAATCGGCATGAGAAAAATCTGAACCTGTTAAATTAATTCCACTTAAATCTGCACCTTTTAAGTCTGCACGATTAAAATTAGCCCCTACAAAATTAGCTCCTGTTAAATTGCAATTTTGTAAGTTAGCGTAACTGAAATTAGTGTTGGCTAGGGAAGATTTATTTAGATTTCCATAACTTAAATTTGCACGAGTAAGATTTGCACCATTAAGATTTACCCAACTTAAATCAGCATAACTAAGATCGGCATTACTTAAGTTAACACCGATTAATTTCGCACTAATAATACGAGTATGAGTTAAATCTGCTCGACTAAAATTTGCACCACTAAAGTCACTACCGCTTAAATTTGCCCAATTCAAATCGGCTCTAGTAAAATCAATTTGAGTTAAATTAGCTTGAATTATATCTTCTCTGGATAAATCAACTTGACTAAAATCTTTTTGTCCTTGATCATATAATCTGAGCATTTCATCAGCGTTCATATAGTGAGAAATGAGAGTTAGCAGTGGATAAGATGAAAAATCCAAAAAGTATTGATTTAAGTTTCTAAAAAATTGCTCAATAATGAATCTAATTGATTTTTTTCTTCTAAGTTATATAAATCATCGCAACCGCCGATATGTTGATTATTAATAAATATTTGAGGAAGTGTTTTTCTACCATTCGCTCTTTTTGTCATTAATTTTCTGGCATCTTCATTACCATCTATTTTATGTTCTTCAAATTTACATCCTTTCAGCCATAATAATAGTTTGGCTTTAATGCAATAAGGACAAGTTTGCCATGTATAAATCTCAACTTTGGCGTTAATATTTGTCGTTTTTTGTCCTAATATTCTACTAATTAGATTTAACATTTTAACTTTTTTTCATAACTTTAATTTTATTAAAAACTTAATACTTTATTGATATAATATAATTAATCTTAGTCCCTATTTATCAATAGTTTTAGTTTAATTTTATCTATATATAAAGTAAACTTTTCTTGGGCAAAAAAATTGTTTATTTGTTCTCTTTGGTTAATTAAATAAATACTAACTAAAGTTAAGCATACTCCTTGCCATTGTAGATCAGAAAGTGTTTCTTTTAGTAACAAGTTACCAAAGGTAAGGGCAAAAATTGGAGTTAAAAAGGTTAAAGCACTTAAGCTGGTTAAATTTCCTTTAGAAGCTAAGAAAAAGAATAAACCATAGGCGATCGCACTGCCAAAAATTGTGGCATAAGCAATGGATAACCATGCACTAAAATCTAAATTAACCCATTGAGAAGTTTCAAACTGAAAACTGAGGAGAAATAAAACGAATCCGCCGATAACTAAATGCCAACCTGTAGCCACCACAGGATCAACATGACGAGAAATATATGGTATCATCACAGTACCGATCGCCATTGATAAAGAAGCAAGTAACATCAACCATTGTCCATTATCAAATAATCCTTGCCAACTAAATTCTAAATCGATAAAATTACCTTGCCACCAATTGATAATCAACTCATCAGGTAAGCCAATTAAACTAATACCGATAATACCGATAATTAAACCTAACCATCCCCAAAAGCCGATAATTTCTTTAAATAACCAACGAGATAAAATTGCCACCGCTAAAGGCTGAGAATCAATCATTACCGAACCTAAACCAGCTCCTGTGCGTAATAAACCTTCACCGAGAAATCCTTGAAACATCAACCCATCCACCAAAGAAAATAAGCCTATCCACAGCCATCCTAATGGGGTTATAGGCTTATATTTACCTAATATCATCGCCACTAATAAGACTAAAATTCCAGCGGGAAATATCCTGATTCCTGCCATAAACAAAGGTGTCGTCTGATGAATAACACCTTTCATAGCTACCATAGCTGTACCCCAAAGGAAGAAAGGTGTTATCAAGATAATCGGGGTTAAAAAAAATGAATTATGATTAAATTTGAATTGCATTAAAAAAGAATATGCTTAAAGTTCTTTTATTTGTTACATTTCTTCATCTTAATTGAACTTGAGTGAAAATGATAATTTTCTTAATCATGCTACGAGAATTAAATTTAACCAGAGCAGACTAAGACAAGTGGATAAGTGAAAAATTCCCAATATTTGTAGATTATTTTTACATTTTTAAAATAATTTTATTGATTCACACAAAATCAGGTTAAAAATGTTGAGCTTTTGAATAAAAGTAGCCAAAATCTTACTTTTTTTCATGTAGTATTTTTAACCCTTGATTTTAAAAGACTTTAGAGTTTTTTCATAACCTCTATTTGGCTCAGGATTTTTCGATAATTCCCCCTCCTAAAAGCATCTCACCATGATATAAAACGGCGGCTTGTCCTGGAGTAATACCAAATTGTGGCTCATCAAATACTAACTTAACTCGTTGAGTGTCTAAAGGAATGACATTTACCAATTTTGGGGTGCTACGGTATCTAATTTTAGCCTCTGCCTTGATGGGGTTTTCAGGCTCAGGGATAGAAACCCAATTCATACGACTAACAATACACTCAGCTTGACCACCTTCATCACGAGTTGCGACAATAACCTGATTCATAACAGGATCTAGTTTTACTACATATAAAGGCTCTGCATAAGCGATTCCTAAGCCTTTTCTTTGACCAATAGTGTAATGATGAATCCCTTCATGTTCTCCTAAAACAGTGCCTTGTAAATCGACAATTTGCCCTTGTTTTGGTTGAATATATTTATCTAAAAAGTGTTTCATCGAACCATGACTTTCAATTAAACATAAGTCTTGACTATCAGGTTTTTCTGCGGTGGTTAGTTTAAATTTATTCGCCATCGCTCTAGTTTCTGTCTTGGTTTGATACCCTAAAGGTAAAATTAAATGGGCTAATAATTCTTGGGTAAGATCATACAAAAAATAAGATTGATCTTTAGTATCATCAATGGCTTTTAATAATTGATAGCGATCGCCCTTGGCATCATATTCGATTCTGCCATAATGTCCTGTAGCGATTTTATCAATACCTAGAGTATTTCTTGCATATTCCAACATGGGCGGAAACTTGACTACACGATTACATTGAGAACAAGGTAAAGGAGTAATTCCAGCTTCATAACCAGAAACTAAATAATCAACA encodes the following:
- a CDS encoding pentapeptide repeat-containing protein, yielding MNADEMLRLYDQGQKDFSQVDLSREDIIQANLTQIDFTRADLNWANLSGSDFSGANFSRADLTHTRIISAKLIGVNLSNADLSYADLSWVNLNGANLTRANLSYGNLNKSSLANTNFSYANLQNCNLTGANFVGANFNRADLKGADLSGINLTGSDFSHADLSEANMEGCDLTEANLNRANLSNTQLRNADLSETILQGANLEKANLRGANFTGAVLRNTNVNQVKLSELNIKLSSKNRIIFWGANLREANLKDTNLKNCIFNYALLEKTNLVEACLHRASMIDAFLLSADLKGANLRNSALNGVNLKGTTMPDGSIHP
- the grxC gene encoding glutaredoxin 3, with the translated sequence MLNLISRILGQKTTNINAKVEIYTWQTCPYCIKAKLLLWLKGCKFEEHKIDGNEDARKLMTKRANGRKTLPQIFINNQHIGGCDDLYNLEEKNQLDSLLSNFLET
- a CDS encoding DMT family transporter, which encodes MQFKFNHNSFFLTPIILITPFFLWGTAMVAMKGVIHQTTPLFMAGIRIFPAGILVLLVAMILGKYKPITPLGWLWIGLFSLVDGLMFQGFLGEGLLRTGAGLGSVMIDSQPLAVAILSRWLFKEIIGFWGWLGLIIGIIGISLIGLPDELIINWWQGNFIDLEFSWQGLFDNGQWLMLLASLSMAIGTVMIPYISRHVDPVVATGWHLVIGGFVLFLLSFQFETSQWVNLDFSAWLSIAYATIFGSAIAYGLFFFLASKGNLTSLSALTFLTPIFALTFGNLLLKETLSDLQWQGVCLTLVSIYLINQREQINNFFAQEKFTLYIDKIKLKLLINRD
- the mnmA gene encoding tRNA 2-thiouridine(34) synthase MnmA, whose amino-acid sequence is MNKVVVGLSGGVDSSVAAASLQSQGYEVEGLTLWLMKGKGQCCSEGMVDAASICEQLGIPHHVVDTRELFQTYIVDYLVSGYEAGITPLPCSQCNRVVKFPPMLEYARNTLGIDKIATGHYGRIEYDAKGDRYQLLKAIDDTKDQSYFLYDLTQELLAHLILPLGYQTKTETRAMANKFKLTTAEKPDSQDLCLIESHGSMKHFLDKYIQPKQGQIVDLQGTVLGEHEGIHHYTIGQRKGLGIAYAEPLYVVKLDPVMNQVIVATRDEGGQAECIVSRMNWVSIPEPENPIKAEAKIRYRSTPKLVNVIPLDTQRVKLVFDEPQFGITPGQAAVLYHGEMLLGGGIIEKS